CGGCCACCTCGAAGTCGTAGGTGCAGTCCAGCGGCAGCGCGACCGTGGTGTTGGTGGTGAAACCCGGCACCATGGCGGTGCAGTGCTGCCAGAGGAAGGTGCGCTGGGTGGTGGCCCAGCGTTCGCGGGATCCGAACAGGTCGAGCAAGCCGGCCGCTTCCTCGTCGGAATAGGGGCGTCGCAGCGGCTCGATCCGCACCTGGCAGCGCAGGGCGATGGCGTGCACGGGGTCGTCACAGCCCGCATCGATGCCGATTCGCGCTGTGAGAACGGGGCTCACGGAGTACGGTTCGGGCGTCACATCGATGACCGCGAACTCCACGTCGATCATGTCGGCGCCCCCTGCGCGACGACCGCGCGGGCCGCGATCTCGGCGAAGAAACCGTCGATGAACGCCCGCGCCTCCTGCCCGCCGTCGAATCCCCGCCACAGCAGGCGCAGGCGGCCGACGAACTCGTAGCACGCGTCGATCGGTACGAGATAGGTTTCGGGCGGGGCGGTTTCGTCGTCCGGTACCCGGACGAGCAGCGCCTCCACGTCGTCGGCCAGCAGCCCCACCCGCGAGTCCGAGCCGCCGACGGCGTTCCACGCGTCCAGATCGAGTTCGGACTCGCACGCGCCCGCGGGGCCGGGGTAGAAGGCGACGGTCCGCCCCAGTGCGGAGTTCGCGAAGAAGAAGGCGACGCCGACCGGGATCTGCAGGCTCTCCCAGGCGCGACGGTCCAGCGCGAAGTCGGGGAACGCCAGATACCGGTCCGGCACCGCCCGGTAGCGCAGCTCGGCCTGCGTGTCGGTGAACAACAGGTAGCAGGCGCGGCAGACGCACATCAGCTGTCGGGCGGTCACATTGACGACGTGCTGGTGCTCGTCGGCGATCGACTCCGCACACATCTCGCACCGCTCGCCGGCCGGCTCGGGTGCGCGCCGGTCGCCGGTGATGCGAGCCAGGACGTCGTAGGGCGTCGTCATGCGCGGGCTCCCGTCGGTTCGGCCAGTGCCACCGAAGGCACGCCCTCGCGGAGCAGCAGGGGGACCGGCTCGAGGTGGGCGCCGTCGGGCCCGGTGCCCGCGTGCACGACGTCGAATTGCGTGCCGCAGCGCGGGCATCCCAGCAGTGTCTCGCGAAGGTGCGCACCCGCCAGGGAATCGTCACACACCGGACAATGGTCGCGATAGGCCAGCGGCAGGTCGCCGATCCGGCAGACCAGCAGCGCGGCGCCCGCCACCAGGAACCCCGCCACGTCACCGGCCTCCAGCTCGGCCAGTTCGGGCAGCGGATGCCAGCCCGAACGCACTTGGGCCAGCAGGGATTCGGGGGGTATGACGGCCGGACCAGACGGCGCAGAGTCGGCGGTCACCACCTCAATCGCGACGATCTCCGGGGCCGCCGCCCGGACGGCGTCCTCGACCGCGAGTTCCAGGGTCACCGCCGACGACGGGCAGCTCTTGCAGCTGCCGCGGAAGGCCAGCCGGGCGGTGTCCCCGTCGATCGAGAGCAGCTCCACGTCGCCGCCGTGCGAGCCCAGGTAGGGCCGCACCCGGTCCAGTGCGTCGGACACCCGCCGGTGCACGTCGTGGGGGTGCAGGCCGTGGACGAGGAGCAGGCTGGCCACCAGGTCGTCGGTGGCCAGCCGCTCGGCTACCCCGGGGCCGGCCAACTGCATGATCCTTTCCAGCCCGGCCCCGTACAAACCCACCACCTCGCGGACCAGCTGCTGCGCGCGTTCGTACGCGCCCGTCCCGCCCGCCGCGCAGGAGTCCAGCAGGGTCTGGATCCGATCGCCCGCCGCGCGCCACTGCATGTCGTTGTCGGGGTTCGGGCGATCCGTCATGTGTCCTCCAGATGGTGACGACCCGCTGCGCCCGGCTTCGCCGCGCTTGCGATCGTCACGCGATTGATGGTGACGACCCGCTGCGCCCGGCTTCGCCGCGCGTGCGATCGTCACGCGATTGATGGTGACGACCCGCTGCGCCCGGCTTCGCCGCGCGTGCGATCGTCACGCGATTGATGGTGACGACCCGCTGCGCCCGGCTTCGCCGCGCTTGCGATCGTCACGCGATTGATGGTGACGACCCGCTGCGCCCGGCTTCGCCGCGCTTGCGATCGTCACGCCCCGACGGGCGACTGGGTTGGCGTGTGCAATCTCTCCAGAGTCTTTCCCTTCCCCAGGTACATGTGGACGCCGCAGGGCAGGCACGGGTCGAAGCTGCGGACCGTGCGCATGACGTCGATGCCCTTGAAGTTCTCGCGGCTGTTCTCCTCGAAGATCGGCTGGCCCTGCACCGCGTCCTCGTAGGGTCCGGGCGTGCCGTAGCTGTCGCGCGGGTTGGCGTTCCAGGGCGTGGGCGGATACGGGTGATAGTTGGCGATCTTGCCGTCCCGGATCACCAGATGGTGGCTGAGCACGCCGCGTACCGCCTCGGTGAAGCCGCAGCCGATGGCTTCGTCGGGCACCTCGAACTTTTCCCACGTCTTCGTGCGGCCGGCGCGGATCTCGGCCAGGGCCTTCTCGGCGAAGTGCAGCGCGCACGCCGCCGCGTAGGCCTGGAAGTAGGTGCGCGCCCGGTCGCGTTCGATGGTGTTGCTGCCGTACTTCGGGATCTTCCACTCGAATTCGACCGGGCCCTTGAGTGCGGTCTTGGGGAGGTTGATCTTGACGGAATTGCCGGTCGCCTTGACGTAGCCGATGTCGACCAGGCCGGCCAGGGCGGTCGACCACAGGCGGGCCAGCGGACCGCCGCCGGTATCCAGCGCCAGGTGGTCCTTGCCGTCGAACCAGCGTGGCGACATCACCCAGCTGTACTTGCCGCCGTCCAGGTCACGCTTTTGCGGATGGGGGTTGGTGTGCTGGTTCCACGGGTGGCGCCGGTCGACCGCGTTGCCCAGCGGGTCGGTCTTGACGAACATCTCCTGCTCGGTCCAGTCGTCGTAATACGAACTGCCCAAAAGGATCCGGATGCCGAGATTGATGTCGACCAGCGAGTGGGTGACCAGCTTGCCGTCCACGACCACGCCGGGCGTCACGAACATCGCATTACCCCAGCGTTCCATGTCCTTGTACTCGAAGTTGCACACCTCGGGGTCCTGGAAGGAGCCCCAGCAGCCGAGCAGGGTGCGGCGCAGACCGACCTTCTCGTAACCGGGCAGTGCGGTGTAGAAGAAGTCGAACAGGTCGTCGTGCATGGGCACGACCTTCTTCATGAACTCGACGTAGCGCATGAGCCGGGTCATGTAATCGGTCATCAGCTGGATCGTGGCGACCGTGCCGACCCCGCCGGGATACAGCGTGGACGGGTGCACGTGGCGACCCTCCATGAGGCAGAACATCTCTCGCGTCCACCGGCTGACGGCCAGCGCCTCGCGGTAGAACTCACCGCTGAACGGGTTGAGCGACCGCATGATGTCGGCGATCGTCCGGTAACCGTGGGCGCCGGCCTGCGGCGCCGGGGTCTTCTCGGCCAGGGCGAGCACGCTCGGGTTCGTCTCGGCGACCATCTTCTCGCAGAAGTCCACGCCGACCAGGTTTTCCTGGAATATGTTGTGGTCGAACATGTATTCCGCGGCCTCGCCGAGGTTGACGATCCACTCGCCGAGGTGCGGCGGCTTGACCCCGTACGCCATGTTCTGCGCATAGCACGAACACGTCGCGTGGTTGTCGCCGCAGATTCCGCAGATGCGGCTGGTGATGAAGTGGGCGTCGCGAGGGTCCTTGCCCTTCATGAAGATCGAGTAGCCACGGAAGATCGACGAGGTGCTGTGGCATTCGACGACCTCCCGGTTCTCGAAGTCGATCTTGGTGTAGATCCCGAGGCTGCCGACGATCCGGGTGATCGGGTCCCACGCCATGTCGACGAGCTGGCCCGGCTCCCGCTTGGCTGTGGTCGGTTCGGGGACGATAGTTGTCATCGCTACTGCTCTCCGCCCAAGGGCTTGTCGAGATGGGAACGGAGCGCGCTACACCTGGCCGGGGATTACCAGGTGCGGCGCGCTCCGGTGGTCAGTTGGTTGCCGTTGTGACGCCAGCGCGGCTCCTTGTCGACGGTGCGCGCCGTGATACCCCTCAGGTTGCGAATCACGGCCCCGTACAGCCCCGACGCCGTGCTGGAAAGCTTGCCGCCCGGCGGCTCGTCCATGAACGGCATGAATTTGTCCGGGAAGCCCGGCATGGTGCAGCCGATGCAGATGCCGCCGACGTTTGGGCAGCCGCCAACACCGTTGATCCACCCGCGCTTGGGCACGTTGCACTTTACGACTGGGCCCCAACAACCAAGCTTCACAATGCATTTCGGCGACCCGTACTCGGTCGCGAAGTCGCCCTGCTCGTAGTAGCCGGCGCGGTCACACCCCTCGTGCACGGTCTTACCGAACAGCCACTGCGGACGCAGCGCGTCGTCGAGTGGAATCATCGGGGCCTGGCCGGTCGCCATGTACAGCAGGTACGTGAGGGTCTCCGACAGGTTGTCCGGGTGGATCGGGCAACCGGGGACGCAGACGATCGGGATGCCCGCCTTGCTCTTCCAGTCCCAGCCGAGGTAGTCGGGAACGCCCATCGCCCCGGTCGGGTTGCCGGCCATGGCGTGGATGCCGCCGTAGGTGGCGCAGGTCCCCACGGCGACGATCGCGGTGGCTTTCGGGGCCAGCCGGTCGAGCCACTCGCTGGTGGTGATCGGTTGCCCGGTCGCCGGGTCGTTGCCGAACCCGCACCAGTAGCCCTCGTCCTTGATCTTCTCGTTAGGGATGGATCCCTCGACGACGAGCACGAACGGTTCGAGTTCGCCGCGGTCGGCTCTGAAAAACCACTCGAGGAAGTCGTCCGCGCCCCCGTTGGGTCCGCATTCGAAGTCGATCAGGGGCCAGTGGACGGCGACCTTCGGCAGGCCGGGAAGGGCTCCCAGCGCGATCTCCTCGACGCTGGGCTGGGTGGCGGCAGTCAACGCCACCGAGTCGCCGTCACAACTTAGCCCCGCATTGATCCATAAAACATGGATCAACGTTTCTTCTGCTTTGACTGCCGCTTCTGTTGGCATGACGCAGCTTTCCGGGGCCGGGCTGAAAGGCCCCTTCGCCGCCGGAGTCGACCGTCGGCCCACTTGCGCAGCGATGTCTTGGGTCTACTCCCGCCGCCGGGCGTTGTCAACGGTGCGCTGTATTGGTCACCTGTCCAACAAATGTTGGGAAAACGCGGGCGCGCTTCAGTCCCAGGGGAATTGGGCCACGAGCACGCCGCTGTCATGCGAGCGCTTTGCAGGAATCGGCATCGCGCCGGTCAGCTCGGTCCGGCGAATCGCCGAAGCCAGTCGAACCAGGCGGCCATGCCGGCTCCGGTGCGCGCGCTCACCGGCAGGATCTCCGCCGTCGCATTGACCTTGCGCACGTGCTGGAGGTAGGTGTCGACGTCGACGTCGAGGTAAGGCACGAGGTCAATCTTGTTGAGCAACACCACATCAACCGACCGGAACATGACCGGGTACTTGAGCGGCTTGTCCTCGCCCTCGGTCACCGAGTAGACCATGGCCTTGGCGTGCTCGCCCACGTCGAACTCGGCCGGGCAAACCAGGTTGCCGACGTTTTCGACGATCACCAGGTCCAGCGCCGGCAGGTCGAGGCCGGGCAGCGCGCGGTTGACCATGGGGGCGTCGAGGTGGCATTCCCCGCCAAACCCGTTGCTGGTGTTGAGCAGTGAGATCTGGGCGCCGCGACCGCTGAGCTTGGCCGCGTCGAGGTCGGTCGCGATGTCACCCTCGATCACCCCGATCGCGAATTCGCCGGCGAGCTCGTCGAGCGTCGCCTGCAGGATGGTGGTCTTGCCCGACCCGGGCGAGCTCATCAGGTTGAGCGCGCGGATCCCGTTGCTCTCGAACGCCGACCGGTTGGCCTCGGCGAGGACGTCGTTCTCCGCGAAGATCGACTCCAGTACCTCGATGCGTTGAGCGCCCGTCCGGTAGCCGCTGTGGTCGCCGTGGTCGTGGTCGTGGTCGTGGTCGTGATCGTGGTCGTGATCGCCGTCGTCGTGGGTGTGCACGGTGCCGTCCTCGTGCCGGTGGAACCTACCCATGGTCAGCTCGATTCATCACCGCACGCCCCTCACGAGACGTCCAACGACGTCACCAGGAATTCGTTGCCGGTGACCACCTCGACGTCGGTGCTGTCACATCGCGGGCACCAGACCGACCATGCCGACGTGATCTCCGATTGTTGCCCGCACTCCCGGCACCGCACCTCGGCGCCGACGCACTCGAGTTCCAGCTCGGCGTCGGGCATGTTCTCTGAGTCCCGGACGAGCGTCCAGCAGAACGACAGCGATTCGGGCACCACCTGGCGCAGCGCCCCGACCCGCACGCGCACCACGTCGACGTGCCGGCCGTCGGCGTGTGTCTTGACCACTCCGGCGATGGCTTCGCACAGCGACAGCTCATGCACCGCTGGACACCGGCGCCCGCGTGGACCCGGACGATTCCGCCCGGGCGGTGGAGGTCATGAGCACTGTTCTACACCCGAAAGTGCCCGGGGGGCACTCGTTCAGCCGGTGGGATCGGCCGGGCTCCACTTCTCCTCGATGCGGCCGAACCGCCACACCAGCAGGGCGACGGCCCAGGTGACGACGAACATGCCGACGATGATGTAGCCGACGGCGTTGAGGTTGAGCCCGCTGACCCACTGCCAGAACCCGCCGCGCCAGCCGAACTGGTCGGCGAGCAGGGTGAGCAGCTCGACGGTGCCGATGAGCAGGGCGACGACCACCGACAGCGCGGTGATGGTGATGTTGTAGTAGATCTTGCGGACCGGGTTGGAGAAGGCCCACCCGTAGGCGAAGTTCATGAACGAGCCGTCGACGGTGTCCAATAGGCACATGCCGGCGGTGAACAGCACGGGCAGGCACAGGATCGCGTACCACGGCAGCCCCGCCGCCGCGCTGGTTCCCGCGAGCACCAGCAGGGCGATCTCGGTGGCCGTGTCGAAGCCGAGCCCGAACAGCAGTCCGACGGGGTAGCAGTGCCAGGACCTGGTGATCGACTTGGTGTACCGGCCGAGTAGCCGGTTGATCAGCCCGCGGTTGTCGAGTTGCCGTTCCAGCTCGGCCTCGTCGTAGTCGCCGCGGCGCAGCCGGGCGAACATGCGCAGGATCCCGGCCAGGATCACGACGTTGATGAGGGCGATCGCGTACAGGAACACGCCGGACACGCTGGTGCCGATCAGGCCGGTGTAGTGGTGCAGGGACGACGAGTCGTCCTCGACAGGCCCGACGATCGTCTTGACGCCGGTGGCCAGCAGGACCGCCAGCCCGAAGACCACCGTGGAATGGCCGAGGGAGAAGAAGAAGCCCACCGCCAGCGGGCGCTGCCCGTCGTTCATGAGCTTGCGGGTGGTGTTGTCGATGGCGGCGATGTGGTCGGCGTCGAACGCGTGGCGCATGCCCAGGGTGTACGCGGTCAGCCCGATCCCGACCCCGAATGCCTTGCCGCCCATGCTGAATTGCCCCGGCTCGACGAACAACACCAGGGTGAGCCAGCCGACCAGGTGCAGGGCGACGATCACCGCCAGCATCGATCCCAGCCGCCACCACTCGGCGGGCGCCAGGGCGCTGCCCAGATTGACCATCCATGACGGTCGCCAGTCGAGCTCGGTACTGGCCACTGGGGTCCTTCCGGCATCGGGGACAACCGGCACGACTGTAAATGCGGGCTCCAGTCTGATGCAAGTTGGTCGCAGGAACGCACGCCGCGATCGGTCGAAAACTGGCGAACCGCGGTATCCGGCGCCACACTGGACGGGTGACGCCCAAGCCGTCGGTTCTGGATCCCTCCGTGACCGCCCGGATCGGTGATCTCCTGCGCGCCCGCGGTCTGCGCCGGATGGCGTCACGCATCCAGGTCTTGGCGGTGCTCGAGCCGGTCAACGGTCACCTGCCGGTGGCGGAGATCCACCAGCGGGTCCGCGCCTGCTTGCCGCCGGGCGCTCAGCCGCCCGACGTGGCGACCATCTACCGCACTGTGACCACCCTGGTCGAACAGGAAGTGCTGCACGCGCTGACCCTCGACGGCGGCGTCACGACCTATGGACTGGCGACCGCCCCGCACCACCACGCGGTCTGCACGCAATGCGGGGCGATCATCGAGGTGCCCGCGCGTCAGCTCAGCTCGGCGCTCGAGCACGCCATGGCCGGCAGTTCGTTTGCGCTGTCCGAGGCGGCGGGCCTGACGCTGCGCGGCCTGTGCCCAGACTGCCAGAGCTGATCCGGGGCGCTAGGGCCGGCGCAGGGCCAGCAGCGCGTTCTCGACCACCTCGGGCAGTGCCGGGTGGATCCAGTACTGGCCGCGGGCCATTTCCTGGGCTGTCAGCCCGAAGCTCATGGCCTGAATCAGCGGTTGGATGATCGACGACGCCTGATGCCCCACGACATGCGCGCCCAGCAGCCGACCACTGGTGCGTTCCGCGATGAGCTTGACGATCCCGGTGCCGTCCTCCATCGCCCAGCCATAGGCGACGTCGCCGTAGTTCTCGATCGCGACCGATATGTCGAATCCCTGTGTGCGCGCCTGATTCTCGGTCAAGCCGACGGCGGCCAGCTGCGGGTCGGTGAACACCGCCGCCGGCACGAAGCGGTGGTCGGTGACGGCCATCGACGGCGTGTCATCCCAATCGCAGAGCAGGTTGTGCTGCACGACGCGGGCCTCGTGGTTGGCGACGTGTTTGAGCTGATACGGCGACGAGACGTCACCGAGGGCGAACACCCCGCGGGCGGAGGTCCGCTGGTATTCGTCGACGACGACACGGCCGCCCTCGACGTCGACGCCCGCCTGCTCGGCGTCGAGCAGATCGCCGTTGGGCAGCCGTCCGGTCGCCACCAGCAGTAGGTCGGCGCTCAGCGTGCTGCCGTCGTCGAGCTCGAGGGCGATCCCGGAACCTCGGTTGGAGCCCCCCACCACGTTGCGATGGGTGCGCACTTCCCACTTGGCCGACGCGAGGCGGGTGAACCGCTTGCAGATGGTGTCGTCGCAGTGCCGCAGCATGGTGCTGCCCCTGGCCACGAGCGTGACGCGCACCCCGAGTGACGAGAAGACGTGGGCGAATTCGGCTGCCACGAAACCACTCCCGACGATGGCCAGGTGTTCGGGCAACTCGGGGATGCGCATGATGGTGTCGCTGGTGTGATGCGCGACGCCGCACTCGAGGATGGCCGGCGGAATCATGGGACGCGATCCCGCCGCGACCACCACCTGATCGGCGGTGAACTCTTCGCCGGCGTCGGTGCGCAGCAGGTAGGCCCCGTCGGGCTGGACGGGTCCGAACCGCGTGCGGCCGTACAGATCAACGTTGGGCGCACTGCGCCGGTAGTCCTCGCCGCTCATCGAGATCGGGTCGATGCGGCCGAAGACCCGGGAGACGATGTCGTCCCAGCGCACCCTGTCGACGTGCGCGTCGATGCCGAACCGCGCGGCGTCGCGGATCGTCGCGGCGACCTCGGCGACGTAGACGAACATCTTCGTGGGAATGCACCCGACGTTGAGGCAGGTGCCACCGAAGGTGCCCTGCTCGCAGATCGCGGTCCGCTTGTCCGCGTAGCGGTCGTCGAGAATGGTGTTGCCCGAACCGCTTCCGATGATCGCGAGATCGTAGGTCTCCACGTCCTTCAAACCGCCCTCAACCCTTGTCCGACGACGCCGTGGCGTCGATGTCGTCCGGGCTCAGATAGTGATCCAGCCACCGGTCCAGCTGGCGGTAGGCGGTCCGGCGCGGCTGCGGCAGCGACAAGAACACATCGTGTTTGGCGTCGGCCACCGGCACGACGGTGGTGCGGTCCCCGATGCACCCGGACCACCTGGCGATCTGGGCGACGTCGAGAACCGCGTCGCCGCAATGCATCGCCATCGGGTCCGCGACCTCGCGCACGCTGTGGTCCGAGCGCAGGATCAGGCTCGGGACGCCGACGTCGAGCCCGCGGTGCAGCCGCGCCTGGCCGCGGCGCACGGCGTGCAGCCAGCCGAGGGTGATGGGAAAGCCGCCGACCGGTTTCCACTGCAGGTCGTAGTCGAACTCCCCGCCGAAATCGCGGTGCAGGGTGGTGCCGTAACCGCCGGGTCTGGGCGGACGGACCACGCCCTTCGACCGAAATCGCGACAGGCCGGCGAGCAGCGTCGAGGTCGCGGCGTGGCGCAGGACGGCCGGCCCGTGCAAGTCCAGGAACGGGCTGTTGAGAACCAGTCCGCCGACTCCGGCGTGCGCGGGTGCCCGGCGCGCGCGCAGCCGGTCCAACCAGAGCGACACGATGAGCCCGCCCGCGGAGTGGCCGTACACCAGGACCTGGGCCGGGCCGGTCTGGGCGCCGATGACCGCCAGGGCCTGCCCGAGTTCGGCGTCGTAATGGGCGAGGTCGGTGATGAAGTGCGGGGTCTGGCCGTCGCGGCGCGACCGGCCGCACTTCCGCAGGTCCAGCGCGTAGAAGGCGAACCCCCGGCCGGCGAAGTGGTCCGCCAGCGCGGTGTGGAAGAAGTAGTCGGTGTAGCCGTGGACCGCGAGCACCGCGTGGTCGGCGCCGCGGGCATCCGCCTCCGAGCCGCGCCGGACCAGCGTCGCGGCGATGTCGCCCTCACCGGCGGGATCGGTTCCCAGCGGGATCGTCAGCTGCCAATAGCCGGGCAGGACGTCGGGCATCCAGCCAGTCACCAGGCCAGCTTAAACGCTGCGCGTCGGGATAACCTGGGACGGCACAGCCAGGGGAAGAACCAGGAAAGGACGAACGATCCGGTGGCGCTAACGGCCGAGCAAGTCAGACCCGCGCGGACGGACGTCGTGCTGGTGGGCGCGGGCATCATGAGCGCCACCCTGGGCGCGTTGCTGCGGCGGCTCGAACCGGACTGGTCGATCACCGTCGTCGAGCGGCTGGACGCCGTCGCCGCCGAAAGCAGCAGCCCCTGGAACAACGCCGGCACCGGGCACTCCGCGCTCTGCGAGCTGAATTACACCCCGCAGCGGCCCGACGGCTCGATCGACATCACCAAAGCGGTGCGCATCAACGAACAATTCCAGGTGACCCGCCAGTTCTGGGCGTACGCGGTCGAGCACGGGATCCTGACCGATGCCCGTTTCGTGAATCCGATCCCGCACGTGAGCTTCGTGCGCGGCGCCGAGGGCGTCGATTTCTTGCGGCGGCGGCAGCGGGCACTCGCGCACAACCCGCTGTTCGCCGGGACGGAGTTGGTCGATGACCCGGACGAGTTCGCGCGCCGGCTGCCGTTGATGGCCGCCAAGCGTGACTTCTCCGAGCCGACCGGCCTGAACTGGGCCGCGCACGGCACCGACGTCGACTTCGGTGCGCTGGCGCGACAACTCGTTGGCTACTGCGTGCGCAACGGCGCCGCCGCGCTCTTCGGTCACGAAGTCCGCAACTTGACCCGGCAGTCCGATGGCACTTGGACGTTGCTGGTCCGCAATCGCCGTACCCGCGAAAAGCACCGGCTCAACGCGAAATTCGTGTTCGTCGGAGCCGGTGGCGATGCCCTGCCGCTGCTGCAGAAGTCCGGCATCGCCGACGTCAAGGGGTTCGCCGGCTTCCCGATCGGCGGCCGGTTTCTGCGCGCCGGCAATCCGGCGCTCACCGCCGCGCACCGGGCCAAGGTGTACGGCGCGCCGGCGCCGGGTGCGCCGCCGCTCGGCGCGCTGCACCTCGACCTGCGTTTCGTCGGCGGCAAGTCGTGGCTGGTCTTCGGGCCGTACGCGGGCTGGTCGCCGAAGTTCCTCAAGCATGGCCACGCCACCGATCTGCCCCGGTCGGTGAAACCCGACAACGTCGTGTCGATGGTCGGCGTCGGTATCGCCGAGCTGACCCTGGTCAACTACCTGGTGGGCCAGCTGCGACTCTCCGAGTCGGACCGGATGCGGATGCTGCGCGAATTCGCGCCCAGCGCTGTGGATTCCGACTGGCAGCTGACCGTGGCCGGTCAGCGGGTCCAGGTGATCCGGCGCGACCGGCGCAAAGGCGGGGTGCTCGACTTCAACACCACCCTGCTGAGTTCGGCGGACGGCACCATCGCCGGACTGCTGGGCGGCTCCCCGGGCGCGTCGACCGCCGTGCCGGCCATGCTCGACGTGTTGGCCCGTTGCTTCGCCGACCGGTACGCGGCCTGGCTGCCCACGCTCAAGGAGATGGTGCCGTCGCTGGGCGCCGAGCTGTCGTCCGAGCCCGCGCTGTTCGACGAAGTCTGGTCCTGGGGCAGCCGGGCTTTGGGGCTGGACGCCGCATGACCGAATCCCTGCGCCGCTCTTGGGCGAAAGACCTTGACGCGCGGACACTTTACGAGCTGCTGAAGCTGCGGGTGGAGGTGTTCGTGGTCGAACAGGCCTGCCCGTACCCCGAGCTGGACGGGCGCGACCTGCTGGCCGAGACCCGGCACTTCTGGCTGGAAACGCCCGACGGCGAGGTGATCTGTACGTTGCGCCTGATGGAAGAGCATGCGGGCGGGGAGAAGTCGTTCCGCCTCGGCCGGCTGTGCACCAAGCGCAGCGCGCGCGGCCAGGGCCACACCACGCGCCTACTGCGCGCCGCGCTGGCCGAGGTCGGTGACTACCCGTGCCGGATCGACGCCCAGACCTACCTCGCCGAGATGTACGCCCAGCACGGATTCGTCCGCGCCGGGGACGATTTCATCGACGACGGTGTCTCGCACGTGCCGATGCTGCGGCGCGGTTCCGGTCTGGCGGAGCAGCCGTGAGGCCGTATCCGTTCAGCGCCATCGTGGGCCACGAGCAGCTGCGGCTCGCGCTGCTGCTGTGCGCGGTGCGTCCGGAGATCGGGGGCGCGCTGATCCGCGGCGAGAAGGGCACCGCGAAGTCGACAGCCGTGCGTGGGCTCGCCACGCTGCTATCCACCGCCACCGGCGGGGGTGAGCTGGTCGAAATGCCGCTGGGCGCCACCGAAGACCGGGTGATCGGTTCACTCGACCTGCAGCGGGTCCTGCGCGACGGCGAGCACGCGTTCTCGCCGGGGCTGCTGGCCCGCGCGCACCGCGGTGTGCTCTACGTCGACGAGGTCAACCTGCTGCACGACCACCTGGTCGACGTGCTGCTCGACGCCGCGGCGATGGGGCGGGTACACATCGAGCGCGACGGCGTCTCGCACTCGCACGAGGCCCGGTTCGTGCTGATCGGCACCATGAACCCCGAGGAGGGTGAGCTGCGTCCGCAACTGCTGGACCGGTTCGGTCTCACCGTCGACGTGCACGCCTCGCGGGACGTCGAAGTGCGGGTGGAGGTCATCCGGCAGCGGATGGCCTACGAGGCGGATCCGGACGGGTTCGCCGAGCGTTACGCCGACGCCGACGCCGAACTGGCCCGGCGGATCGCCGCTGCGCGCGAGCTGGTCGCCGAGGTGGTGTTGCCCGACAACGAATTACGCCGCATCGCGGCGCTGTGTGCGGCGTTCGACGTCGACGGCATGCGGGCCGATCTGGTGGTCGCCCGCACGGCTGCCGCG
This genomic window from Mycobacterium saskatchewanense contains:
- a CDS encoding hydrogenase maturation nickel metallochaperone HypA; the encoded protein is MHELSLCEAIAGVVKTHADGRHVDVVRVRVGALRQVVPESLSFCWTLVRDSENMPDAELELECVGAEVRCRECGQQSEITSAWSVWCPRCDSTDVEVVTGNEFLVTSLDVS
- a CDS encoding NADH-quinone oxidoreductase subunit B family protein; the encoded protein is MPTEAAVKAEETLIHVLWINAGLSCDGDSVALTAATQPSVEEIALGALPGLPKVAVHWPLIDFECGPNGGADDFLEWFFRADRGELEPFVLVVEGSIPNEKIKDEGYWCGFGNDPATGQPITTSEWLDRLAPKATAIVAVGTCATYGGIHAMAGNPTGAMGVPDYLGWDWKSKAGIPIVCVPGCPIHPDNLSETLTYLLYMATGQAPMIPLDDALRPQWLFGKTVHEGCDRAGYYEQGDFATEYGSPKCIVKLGCWGPVVKCNVPKRGWINGVGGCPNVGGICIGCTMPGFPDKFMPFMDEPPGGKLSSTASGLYGAVIRNLRGITARTVDKEPRWRHNGNQLTTGARRTW
- the hypB gene encoding hydrogenase nickel incorporation protein HypB; this translates as MGRFHRHEDGTVHTHDDGDHDHDHDHDHDHDHGDHSGYRTGAQRIEVLESIFAENDVLAEANRSAFESNGIRALNLMSSPGSGKTTILQATLDELAGEFAIGVIEGDIATDLDAAKLSGRGAQISLLNTSNGFGGECHLDAPMVNRALPGLDLPALDLVIVENVGNLVCPAEFDVGEHAKAMVYSVTEGEDKPLKYPVMFRSVDVVLLNKIDLVPYLDVDVDTYLQHVRKVNATAEILPVSARTGAGMAAWFDWLRRFAGPS
- a CDS encoding nickel-dependent hydrogenase large subunit, translated to MTTIVPEPTTAKREPGQLVDMAWDPITRIVGSLGIYTKIDFENREVVECHSTSSIFRGYSIFMKGKDPRDAHFITSRICGICGDNHATCSCYAQNMAYGVKPPHLGEWIVNLGEAAEYMFDHNIFQENLVGVDFCEKMVAETNPSVLALAEKTPAPQAGAHGYRTIADIMRSLNPFSGEFYREALAVSRWTREMFCLMEGRHVHPSTLYPGGVGTVATIQLMTDYMTRLMRYVEFMKKVVPMHDDLFDFFYTALPGYEKVGLRRTLLGCWGSFQDPEVCNFEYKDMERWGNAMFVTPGVVVDGKLVTHSLVDINLGIRILLGSSYYDDWTEQEMFVKTDPLGNAVDRRHPWNQHTNPHPQKRDLDGGKYSWVMSPRWFDGKDHLALDTGGGPLARLWSTALAGLVDIGYVKATGNSVKINLPKTALKGPVEFEWKIPKYGSNTIERDRARTYFQAYAAACALHFAEKALAEIRAGRTKTWEKFEVPDEAIGCGFTEAVRGVLSHHLVIRDGKIANYHPYPPTPWNANPRDSYGTPGPYEDAVQGQPIFEENSRENFKGIDVMRTVRSFDPCLPCGVHMYLGKGKTLERLHTPTQSPVGA
- a CDS encoding DUF5947 family protein, whose amino-acid sequence is MTTPYDVLARITGDRRAPEPAGERCEMCAESIADEHQHVVNVTARQLMCVCRACYLLFTDTQAELRYRAVPDRYLAFPDFALDRRAWESLQIPVGVAFFFANSALGRTVAFYPGPAGACESELDLDAWNAVGGSDSRVGLLADDVEALLVRVPDDETAPPETYLVPIDACYEFVGRLRLLWRGFDGGQEARAFIDGFFAEIAARAVVAQGAPT
- a CDS encoding NifU family protein, which gives rise to MTDRPNPDNDMQWRAAGDRIQTLLDSCAAGGTGAYERAQQLVREVVGLYGAGLERIMQLAGPGVAERLATDDLVASLLLVHGLHPHDVHRRVSDALDRVRPYLGSHGGDVELLSIDGDTARLAFRGSCKSCPSSAVTLELAVEDAVRAAAPEIVAIEVVTADSAPSGPAVIPPESLLAQVRSGWHPLPELAELEAGDVAGFLVAGAALLVCRIGDLPLAYRDHCPVCDDSLAGAHLRETLLGCPRCGTQFDVVHAGTGPDGAHLEPVPLLLREGVPSVALAEPTGARA
- a CDS encoding DUF6084 family protein — its product is MIDVEFAVIDVTPEPYSVSPVLTARIGIDAGCDDPVHAIALRCQVRIEPLRRPYSDEEAAGLLDLFGSRERWATTQRTFLWQHCTAMVPGFTTNTTVALPLDCTYDFEVAAAKYLHALRHGTLPLQFLFSGTIFVRGERGFSVQQVPWDCEYRYDMPVTVWRDLIAQHYPNSGWVRLSHETVAALAAYKSAQGLLDLDHAVTSLLDAEREAAR